One segment of Paraburkholderia sp. PREW-6R DNA contains the following:
- a CDS encoding porin: protein MKRSIFAVALFGTFAVSAHAQSSVTLYGLIDTGLVYTNSQLGHSNFQLLSSETQNTVFGLKGSEDLGGGLHAVFKLEQGFLLNNGAQAFSGDGFGSQAWVGLQSDAYGTLTFGRQFDVMNDLVGPLTAEFNTWGGSMAAHPFENDNLAADSVVINNSVKYTSPTLYGITAETMYSFSNKAGDFANNRSYGFGISYAQGPINLAAGYLQLSNAGNGSGAVTSGDTSADFIAQRQRIWSVGGNYTFGPATVGLVWSHSQIDNAAGVFSFGTGTYLGATDPSAGTLAGSLRLDNYEVNAKYALTPAVTLSGAYTYTHGAYNGSSPGWNTGMLQADYSLSKRTDFYLEGVYQNVHGAPADSVLSHAMINTLSPSSTNAQVAVTVGLRHAF, encoded by the coding sequence ATGAAACGGTCAATATTCGCGGTCGCGCTCTTTGGAACCTTCGCGGTTTCAGCACACGCGCAAAGCAGCGTGACGCTTTACGGTCTTATCGATACCGGTCTGGTCTATACGAACAGCCAGCTGGGCCACAGCAACTTCCAGTTGTTGAGCAGTGAAACACAGAACACGGTCTTTGGCCTGAAAGGCTCGGAGGACCTGGGTGGCGGCCTGCACGCTGTCTTCAAACTGGAACAGGGTTTCCTGCTCAATAACGGCGCTCAGGCCTTCTCCGGTGACGGCTTCGGCTCGCAGGCATGGGTCGGCCTGCAAAGCGATGCGTACGGCACGCTGACCTTCGGACGCCAGTTCGATGTGATGAATGACCTGGTTGGTCCGCTCACTGCGGAATTCAACACGTGGGGCGGCAGCATGGCCGCGCACCCTTTCGAAAACGACAACCTGGCGGCGGATTCGGTCGTCATCAACAACTCGGTCAAGTACACGAGCCCTACGCTGTACGGCATCACGGCTGAGACCATGTACTCGTTCAGCAACAAGGCCGGCGACTTCGCCAATAACCGCTCGTACGGGTTCGGCATTTCCTATGCACAGGGGCCCATCAATCTTGCAGCGGGCTATTTGCAGTTGAGCAACGCGGGCAATGGTTCAGGTGCGGTTACTTCAGGTGATACCAGTGCGGACTTCATCGCGCAACGTCAGCGTATCTGGTCGGTCGGCGGCAACTATACGTTCGGGCCCGCCACGGTCGGCCTCGTCTGGAGTCACTCGCAGATCGACAATGCGGCCGGCGTCTTCTCGTTCGGAACGGGCACCTATCTCGGTGCAACCGATCCATCCGCCGGGACGCTCGCAGGGTCGCTGCGCCTGGACAACTATGAAGTCAATGCCAAATACGCGCTGACACCGGCCGTCACACTCTCGGGCGCTTACACGTACACCCACGGTGCGTATAACGGCTCGTCTCCAGGATGGAATACGGGGATGCTGCAGGCGGATTATTCACTGAGCAAGCGCACCGACTTCTATCTGGAAGGCGTCTATCAGAACGTACACGGCGCGCCTGCGGACTCTGTTCTGTCCCACGCAATGATCAACACGCTCTCGCCGTCGTCAACGAACGCGCAGGTCGCCGTCACGGTCGGCTTGCGGCACGCGTTCTAG
- a CDS encoding TonB-dependent receptor: MKNHTRVSRAAFLLFAIAAHAQAALDDASVAGVVTDVSGTPVRNANVSIQNASGTSVSEQKTDAAGRFTIGHIAPGTYAVVVSAPGFASANSIATTGPDATGAVNVQLARSDVLDVQVNAKRLDQARNGLSPETGSSVYRFSQADIDALPAGADTPLNQVLLQAPGVASDSYGQLHVRGDHADLQYRINGIIIPEPISGFGQTLDTRIIDQVNLLTGALPAQYGYRTAGIVDIRTRTGDTGNGGTVDVFGGSHQTLKTSADVFGSQGPFSYYFSGSLGVDNLGIENPTSGASAIHDHTRQGDAFGYMSYIINPLTRVSLMFGTTSNQFEIPNTPGLPTSFTLNGNTTFDSSQLNETQSELNNFAAVALQGTNGGALDYQVALFTRYTRTQFNPDPVGDLLFNGVASQDFHSNSANGVQADTTWRLNDKHTVRAGLFFQQEHAVFDDSVNVFATDDARNPLSDQPFNIHDSSSKTGYLYSAYVQDEWKLTNKLTLNYGLRYDRMDEYVSASQLSPRIGLVYALTPATTFHAGYARYFTPPAFELLSGSTISRFNGTTNQSPSSQNDPVQPERSHYFDLGVTQRLGSSVTLGLDAYYKKATNLLDEGQFGSALIFTPFNYAYGRVYGLEFSANYRQNNVSAYLNLAYSRAQGKQIDSAQFNFDPQELAYISDHWVYLDHDQRITASFGGTYDLGKTTFTFDGLVGTGLRSGFANTDRLPVYAQINLGVIQHFNQPLIGKFDARLLVINALNRVYELRDGSGIGVGAPQYGPHFAIYAGLTKHF, encoded by the coding sequence ATGAAAAACCACACACGCGTCTCCCGCGCCGCCTTTCTGCTGTTCGCAATCGCCGCCCATGCCCAGGCCGCGCTGGACGACGCTTCGGTCGCCGGTGTCGTCACGGATGTCTCCGGCACGCCGGTCCGCAACGCCAACGTCAGCATCCAGAACGCCAGCGGCACCTCCGTTAGCGAACAGAAGACCGACGCCGCAGGTCGCTTTACGATCGGCCACATCGCGCCGGGTACATACGCCGTGGTCGTGTCAGCGCCGGGATTCGCAAGCGCAAACAGCATCGCCACCACTGGCCCGGATGCTACAGGCGCGGTCAACGTCCAGCTTGCTCGAAGCGATGTGCTCGACGTTCAGGTGAATGCGAAACGACTCGACCAAGCGCGAAACGGCCTCTCGCCCGAAACCGGCAGCAGCGTCTACCGCTTCAGTCAGGCCGACATCGATGCGTTGCCTGCGGGCGCCGACACGCCGCTGAATCAGGTGCTGCTGCAGGCGCCCGGCGTGGCAAGCGACTCTTATGGCCAGTTGCACGTACGCGGCGATCATGCGGATCTGCAATACCGTATCAATGGAATCATCATTCCTGAGCCGATCAGTGGATTCGGGCAGACACTGGACACGCGTATCATCGATCAGGTCAATCTTCTCACCGGTGCGCTGCCCGCGCAGTATGGCTACCGCACAGCGGGTATCGTGGACATTCGCACCAGAACGGGCGACACGGGCAACGGGGGCACCGTCGACGTATTTGGCGGCAGCCACCAGACCTTGAAGACCAGTGCCGACGTATTCGGCAGTCAGGGGCCGTTCAGCTATTACTTCAGCGGCTCCCTGGGCGTCGATAATCTCGGCATCGAGAATCCGACCTCGGGTGCAAGCGCCATTCACGATCACACACGCCAGGGTGACGCTTTCGGCTACATGTCGTACATCATCAATCCGCTCACACGCGTGAGTCTGATGTTCGGCACGACGAGCAACCAGTTTGAAATCCCCAACACGCCCGGTCTGCCGACCAGTTTCACGCTCAATGGCAACACGACGTTCGATTCGAGCCAGTTGAACGAAACGCAATCAGAGTTGAACAACTTCGCGGCGGTCGCGCTGCAGGGCACTAACGGAGGCGCGCTGGATTATCAGGTCGCACTCTTCACGCGCTACACGCGAACCCAATTCAACCCGGACCCGGTCGGCGATCTGCTTTTCAATGGTGTTGCGTCGCAGGACTTCCACAGCAACTCGGCGAATGGTGTGCAGGCGGATACGACCTGGCGTCTGAATGACAAACACACGGTTCGCGCAGGGCTGTTTTTCCAGCAGGAACACGCGGTATTCGACGACAGCGTGAATGTATTCGCGACTGACGACGCCCGTAACCCACTTTCCGATCAACCTTTCAACATCCACGACTCGAGCAGCAAAACCGGCTATCTGTATAGCGCTTATGTTCAGGACGAGTGGAAACTCACCAATAAACTCACACTCAATTACGGCCTGCGCTACGACAGAATGGACGAATACGTGAGCGCGAGCCAGCTGAGCCCGCGCATCGGGCTTGTGTATGCCCTCACACCTGCCACCACGTTTCATGCAGGATACGCACGCTATTTCACGCCGCCCGCATTCGAGTTGCTGTCGGGCTCGACCATCAGCCGCTTTAACGGCACGACCAATCAGAGCCCTTCCAGCCAGAACGACCCGGTTCAGCCGGAGCGCAGTCATTATTTCGACCTCGGCGTGACGCAGCGTCTTGGGTCGAGCGTCACGCTCGGACTCGACGCGTACTACAAGAAAGCCACCAATCTGCTGGATGAAGGCCAGTTCGGCTCCGCACTGATCTTCACGCCGTTCAACTATGCATATGGCCGCGTGTACGGACTGGAGTTCAGCGCGAACTACAGACAGAACAACGTGTCCGCCTATCTGAACCTCGCATATAGCCGCGCCCAGGGCAAGCAGATCGATTCCGCGCAATTCAATTTCGACCCGCAGGAACTCGCCTACATTAGCGACCACTGGGTCTATCTCGACCATGACCAGCGCATTACCGCGTCATTTGGCGGAACCTATGACCTGGGCAAGACTACCTTCACGTTCGATGGTCTCGTCGGCACCGGTCTGCGCAGCGGCTTTGCGAACACCGACCGGCTGCCGGTCTATGCGCAGATCAATCTCGGCGTCATCCAGCATTTCAATCAGCCGCTCATTGGCAAATTCGACGCGCGCCTGCTCGTGATCAATGCGCTCAACCGCGTCTACGAACTGCGCGATGGCTCCGGTATCGGCGTCGGCGCGCCGCAGTATGGTCCGCATTTCGCGATTTATGCCGGCCTGACCAAACATTTCTGA
- a CDS encoding DUF4148 domain-containing protein, whose protein sequence is MKNALVCFVLAAGAFAAPALSFAQSNAPLTRAEVRADLIRVEQAGYSPSVGDDANYPADIQAAEAKVATQNTTQAYGGMPQNGTSSAGSATRMSRNTNCVGPNSYCDIFFGS, encoded by the coding sequence ATGAAAAACGCTCTCGTTTGTTTTGTTCTCGCTGCAGGCGCTTTCGCCGCCCCCGCGCTGAGCTTCGCTCAATCCAATGCGCCGTTGACACGCGCTGAAGTGCGCGCTGACCTGATTCGAGTCGAGCAGGCTGGCTACAGCCCCTCGGTCGGCGACGACGCAAATTACCCGGCCGACATCCAGGCGGCCGAGGCCAAGGTTGCCACTCAGAACACGACGCAGGCGTACGGCGGCATGCCGCAGAACGGGACATCGTCGGCCGGCAGTGCTACCCGCATGTCGCGGAACACGAACTGCGTTGGGCCTAACAGTTACTGCGATATCTTCTTCGGGAGCTGA
- a CDS encoding MBL fold metallo-hydrolase: protein MSSFSSTLLRVLGLTAARRGRESFESSAQHDGQRFRNVKPRPEEGFGKTLRIAWNVLLNKPAGTMPAGPIPVETLTREQLDAAPDRSLYRLGHSTILLKLRGQYWLTDPVFAERASPFQRVGPKRFHAPPIALADLPALRGVILSHDHYDHLDHETVLALAERTDVFLTPLGVGDRLIEWGIDARKVRQFDWWQEANIDGLTLTAAPGQHFSGRSLFDGNSTLWASWVIADNELKIFFSGDTGYFEGFRHIGEKLGPFDITLIETGAYDAQWPYVHMQPEETIQAHLDLGGRWLVPIHNGTFDLAMHRWQEPFERIAGLASAHGIALSTPRVGERLDLNAPHRGKKWWREVADVAEPGARRRWFGCKSEDPMSS, encoded by the coding sequence ATGAGTTCGTTTTCCAGTACCCTCCTTCGCGTGTTGGGTTTGACTGCCGCACGACGCGGGCGCGAGTCGTTCGAGTCGTCTGCTCAGCACGATGGCCAGCGATTTCGCAACGTCAAGCCGCGCCCTGAAGAGGGTTTCGGCAAAACTCTGCGCATTGCGTGGAACGTGCTGCTCAATAAGCCGGCCGGCACAATGCCTGCCGGTCCCATTCCGGTGGAAACGCTCACGCGTGAGCAGCTCGACGCGGCGCCAGATCGCAGCCTGTATCGTCTCGGCCATTCCACCATCCTGCTGAAATTGCGCGGTCAATATTGGTTAACCGATCCGGTTTTTGCGGAACGTGCTTCACCGTTCCAGCGAGTTGGTCCAAAGCGTTTTCATGCACCGCCCATTGCGCTCGCCGACCTGCCTGCGCTGCGCGGCGTGATTCTTTCGCACGACCATTACGATCATCTGGACCATGAGACCGTACTCGCGCTCGCTGAAAGAACGGACGTTTTCCTGACCCCGCTCGGTGTTGGCGACCGGTTGATCGAGTGGGGTATCGACGCTCGAAAAGTCCGGCAATTCGATTGGTGGCAAGAGGCCAACATTGACGGCCTGACGCTGACGGCAGCGCCAGGTCAACACTTTTCGGGCCGCAGTCTCTTCGACGGCAACAGTACGCTGTGGGCGTCCTGGGTCATTGCCGACAACGAACTCAAAATCTTTTTCAGCGGCGACACCGGCTATTTCGAAGGGTTCCGGCACATCGGCGAAAAGCTCGGGCCGTTCGACATTACGTTGATTGAAACAGGCGCGTACGATGCGCAATGGCCCTACGTTCACATGCAGCCCGAAGAGACGATACAGGCTCACCTGGATCTTGGCGGTCGCTGGCTCGTACCGATTCACAACGGCACATTCGATCTCGCGATGCATCGCTGGCAGGAGCCGTTCGAGCGCATCGCCGGGCTTGCGTCCGCGCACGGCATTGCGCTCTCCACGCCACGTGTGGGCGAACGGCTCGATCTCAACGCACCGCATCGGGGCAAAAAATGGTGGCGCGAAGTAGCGGATGTAGCCGAACCAGGCGCGCGGCGCCGCTGGTTCGGCTGCAAGAGCGAAGACCCGATGAGTTCGTAG
- a CDS encoding TetR/AcrR family transcriptional regulator — translation MITTDTSLRLTDRKRAAVIHAATEEFLAAGFDATSMDRIAARAHVSKRTVYNHFSGKEALFAAILHELWDSSEVGEAQAYSAEQPLREQLVRLLQKKLSVMNDDAFLALARVAIAAGIHSPERARDMVARMGEREEDLTVWVKAAAVDGRIKAPDPIFASQQLQGLVKAFAFWPQVAMGQPRLGKAEQRRVAESAADMFLACYG, via the coding sequence ATGATTACTACTGACACTTCTCTTCGTCTCACCGATCGCAAGCGGGCTGCGGTGATCCATGCAGCGACCGAGGAGTTTCTCGCCGCGGGTTTCGACGCCACGAGCATGGACCGGATTGCAGCGCGCGCACACGTGTCCAAGCGCACCGTCTACAACCACTTTTCGGGCAAGGAAGCGTTGTTTGCGGCGATCCTGCATGAACTGTGGGATTCGAGTGAAGTGGGCGAGGCACAGGCCTATTCGGCCGAGCAACCATTGCGGGAGCAACTGGTGAGGCTCCTGCAAAAAAAATTGAGCGTGATGAATGACGACGCATTTCTCGCGCTTGCGCGCGTGGCAATTGCTGCCGGCATTCACTCGCCTGAGCGTGCGCGCGACATGGTAGCGCGCATGGGCGAACGCGAAGAGGATCTGACTGTGTGGGTTAAGGCTGCCGCTGTGGACGGACGGATCAAGGCGCCCGATCCGATATTTGCCTCGCAGCAGTTGCAGGGGCTTGTAAAGGCGTTTGCCTTCTGGCCACAGGTGGCAATGGGTCAGCCGCGCCTTGGCAAAGCAGAGCAACGCCGCGTGGCCGAATCAGCGGCCGATATGTTTCTCGCCTGCTATGGCTGA
- a CDS encoding extracellular solute-binding protein, producing MTVVSTAQAGTLTANIAFKGASQRAVWQSVIDEFKKAHPGTDVKVSFVDEEAYKVQLPGWLTTVAPDIVNWHDGERMAYYAQRGLFEDLSGDWAKNGWNDMYASTKEASSYKGKQYAAPTVYYSWGMFYRKDLFQKVGISGEPKTWDEFLEDCKKLKAAGMAPIAVAGRDAWTLAGWFDYLDLRLNGNAFHQKLMAGDIAYTDPRVKKVYTTWKQLIDAGYFIDNSLSYDLDAVQPFLFQGKAAMMLMGTFITAGFPPAVKPQMGYFQFPIIDAKVPTAEDGPVESLHIPSKAKNKADAHAFLKFVETPEIGAQLATGLGSLSANSKSPEPDDPISRIGFQILANTKGGIAQFYDRDMTKEMADEGMKGMQQFISDPSKLDDVLAQLEQTRKRIYKK from the coding sequence ATGACCGTCGTCAGCACGGCGCAGGCCGGCACGCTTACCGCGAATATCGCGTTTAAGGGCGCGAGCCAGCGCGCGGTGTGGCAGTCCGTGATCGACGAGTTCAAGAAGGCCCACCCGGGCACGGACGTCAAGGTGTCTTTCGTCGACGAAGAAGCGTACAAGGTGCAGTTGCCCGGCTGGCTCACCACGGTCGCACCGGACATCGTGAACTGGCACGACGGCGAGCGCATGGCCTATTACGCGCAGCGCGGCCTCTTTGAAGACCTGAGCGGCGACTGGGCAAAAAATGGCTGGAACGACATGTATGCGTCGACGAAAGAGGCGTCGTCGTATAAAGGCAAGCAGTATGCCGCGCCGACCGTGTACTACTCGTGGGGCATGTTCTACCGCAAAGACTTGTTCCAGAAGGTCGGCATTAGCGGCGAGCCGAAAACGTGGGACGAGTTTCTCGAAGATTGCAAGAAATTGAAGGCAGCCGGCATGGCGCCCATTGCCGTGGCGGGGCGCGATGCGTGGACGCTCGCGGGCTGGTTCGACTACCTGGACCTACGTTTGAACGGCAATGCATTCCATCAGAAACTGATGGCAGGTGACATCGCTTACACCGATCCGCGTGTGAAGAAGGTCTACACCACGTGGAAACAGTTGATCGACGCGGGCTACTTCATCGACAACTCGCTCTCGTACGATCTGGATGCGGTGCAGCCGTTCCTGTTCCAGGGCAAGGCCGCGATGATGCTGATGGGCACGTTCATCACCGCCGGTTTCCCGCCCGCCGTGAAGCCGCAAATGGGCTATTTCCAGTTCCCGATCATCGACGCGAAGGTGCCGACCGCCGAAGATGGACCGGTCGAATCGCTGCATATTCCGTCGAAAGCAAAGAACAAGGCCGACGCGCATGCTTTCCTGAAGTTTGTCGAGACGCCTGAAATCGGCGCGCAACTCGCGACGGGTTTGGGGTCGCTGTCGGCAAACAGCAAATCGCCGGAACCGGATGATCCCATTTCAAGGATCGGTTTCCAGATCCTCGCGAATACGAAGGGCGGCATCGCGCAGTTCTACGATCGCGATATGACGAAGGAAATGGCCGACGAAGGGATGAAGGGCATGCAGCAGTTCATCTCCGATCCTTCGAAACTCGATGACGTACTCGCGCAACTCGAACAGACGCGCAAGCGGATCTACAAGAAGTGA
- a CDS encoding biopolymer transporter ExbD, with protein MIDVMFFLLATFMLASLAMQRLDAVRIDLPAGAAQPMAASEPLTLSVDSHNQLFVNRQPVRPDQVEAAVRGKLKTGKDVVIAADEAAAHGVVVQAMLAARKAGAQRFLVAVHRE; from the coding sequence ATGATCGATGTGATGTTCTTTTTGCTCGCCACCTTCATGCTGGCGTCGCTCGCGATGCAACGACTCGACGCCGTCAGGATCGATCTGCCTGCGGGCGCTGCGCAACCCATGGCCGCCTCGGAGCCGCTGACGCTTTCCGTCGACAGCCACAATCAGCTGTTCGTGAACCGTCAGCCGGTTCGGCCAGACCAGGTCGAGGCGGCGGTAAGAGGCAAGCTGAAAACCGGCAAGGATGTCGTCATTGCCGCCGACGAGGCCGCCGCCCACGGCGTAGTCGTTCAGGCCATGCTTGCCGCGCGGAAGGCGGGCGCGCAACGTTTCCTTGTCGCGGTACACCGTGAGTAG
- a CDS encoding carbohydrate ABC transporter permease gives MFPIPIDKWKPATRRAYKLTLPLALLIWLLPMIAVLVTSVRSTEELSEGNYWGWPKHFAMFDNYREALTTSPMLHYFWNSVLITVPAVVGSIALASMAGFALAIYRFRGNSTLFATFVAGNFVPVQVLMIPVRDLSLQLGLFNTVSALILFHVSFQTGFCALFLRNFIKQLPFELVEAARIEGANEWTVFFRIVLPLIRPALAALAILVFTFVWNDYFWALCLTQGDDAAPITVGVAALKGQWTTAWNLVSAGSILAALPSVAMFFAMQKHFVAGLTFGATKG, from the coding sequence ATGTTCCCGATTCCAATCGACAAGTGGAAACCGGCCACGCGCCGCGCCTACAAGCTGACGCTGCCGCTTGCCTTGCTGATCTGGCTTCTGCCGATGATCGCAGTGCTCGTGACCTCGGTTCGCTCGACCGAGGAGTTGAGCGAAGGCAATTATTGGGGCTGGCCGAAGCACTTCGCGATGTTCGACAACTACCGCGAAGCGCTGACGACTTCGCCCATGCTGCACTACTTCTGGAATAGCGTATTGATTACGGTGCCAGCGGTAGTCGGCTCTATTGCGTTAGCTTCAATGGCGGGATTTGCGCTCGCCATTTACCGGTTTCGCGGCAATTCAACGTTATTCGCGACGTTCGTAGCCGGCAATTTCGTTCCGGTACAGGTGCTGATGATTCCGGTGCGGGATCTGTCATTGCAACTCGGTCTGTTCAATACGGTGAGTGCACTGATTCTGTTTCACGTGTCGTTCCAGACGGGATTTTGCGCATTGTTCCTGCGCAACTTCATCAAGCAGTTGCCATTCGAACTGGTCGAGGCGGCGCGGATAGAAGGCGCGAACGAGTGGACTGTGTTCTTTCGAATCGTATTGCCTTTGATTCGCCCGGCACTTGCCGCGCTCGCCATTCTGGTGTTCACGTTCGTGTGGAATGACTATTTCTGGGCGCTGTGTCTGACTCAGGGCGATGATGCCGCACCGATCACGGTCGGCGTCGCGGCATTGAAAGGGCAGTGGACGACCGCGTGGAATCTCGTCTCCGCCGGCTCCATTCTGGCTGCGTTGCCGTCGGTCGCCATGTTCTTTGCGATGCAGAAGCATTTCGTGGCCGGCTTGACGTTCGGGGCCACGAAAGGGTGA
- a CDS encoding MotA/TolQ/ExbB proton channel family protein, which translates to MQDWNNMMTVVRAGGWVVYPLAFLAVLSITIAVDRAYVFIRLAHMPAAMRPASAPARAVPASGPVRPPEQAAPQNAFVRMTAPWSADSSAPLWLREADAQAIASQIERDMSKGFWLLETIVTAAPLLGLLGTIVGMMHSFQLFGGSGLVDPAGVTGGVAQSLVATAIGLLVALFALFAFNYFSRRLERLMDELESFANARQAELRLANAEMGEPA; encoded by the coding sequence ATGCAGGACTGGAACAACATGATGACGGTGGTGCGCGCAGGAGGCTGGGTCGTCTATCCGCTCGCGTTTCTGGCCGTGCTTTCCATCACGATCGCAGTCGATCGAGCCTATGTGTTCATTCGCCTCGCGCACATGCCGGCGGCAATGCGCCCAGCCAGCGCACCTGCCAGAGCGGTACCGGCAAGTGGTCCAGTCAGGCCGCCGGAGCAGGCTGCGCCGCAGAACGCGTTTGTCCGTATGACCGCGCCCTGGTCGGCTGATTCGAGCGCGCCACTGTGGTTGCGCGAGGCCGACGCGCAGGCAATCGCATCGCAGATCGAACGGGATATGAGCAAGGGATTCTGGCTTCTCGAAACAATCGTCACAGCCGCGCCATTGTTGGGACTGCTGGGGACGATCGTCGGCATGATGCACTCGTTCCAGTTATTCGGCGGTTCGGGACTCGTCGATCCAGCGGGCGTGACAGGTGGCGTCGCACAATCGCTGGTGGCGACCGCTATCGGCCTTCTAGTCGCGCTTTTCGCGCTCTTTGCATTCAACTACTTCTCGCGAAGGCTCGAGCGGTTGATGGATGAACTCGAATCGTTCGCTAACGCGAGACAGGCCGAACTGCGACTGGCAAATGCCGAAATGGGAGAGCCCGCGTGA
- a CDS encoding energy transducer TonB, with translation MPLEMRVLELPQPAPTVRQLAPPSTQAKPQAHARPISQSPQMHTESASHAQPAAPRTSRPFVPTQPAAQPQMRQPQSPQSPQPQQAQQPQQPQPAAATEPDSMSSPREPQHNASQREEKSAAVSAGDSAARVIAQPLPPLPDDLREAAYRVTATARFIIHTDGSVDVALITPTSYPRLNQLLLEALHHWRFFPAIQDGKPIESHQDVRVHFNID, from the coding sequence ATGCCGCTCGAAATGCGCGTGCTCGAACTGCCGCAGCCGGCGCCGACGGTTCGACAGTTGGCACCGCCGTCCACTCAAGCAAAGCCGCAAGCCCACGCGCGTCCCATCTCGCAGTCCCCGCAGATGCATACCGAGTCAGCAAGCCACGCGCAACCCGCCGCTCCTCGAACAAGCCGACCGTTTGTACCAACTCAGCCCGCAGCGCAACCGCAAATGCGGCAACCACAATCGCCACAATCGCCGCAGCCGCAACAAGCGCAACAACCGCAACAACCGCAACCGGCCGCAGCAACAGAGCCGGATAGCATGTCCAGTCCCCGAGAGCCGCAACATAACGCGTCACAGCGCGAAGAAAAATCAGCGGCCGTGTCCGCGGGCGATTCAGCTGCGCGCGTTATTGCGCAACCGCTGCCGCCCTTACCCGACGACTTGCGCGAAGCAGCGTATCGAGTCACTGCCACCGCCCGCTTCATCATTCACACGGACGGCTCGGTGGACGTCGCTCTGATCACGCCGACCTCTTATCCGCGACTCAACCAGCTTCTGCTCGAAGCGCTGCACCACTGGCGTTTTTTTCCCGCGATTCAGGACGGAAAGCCGATAGAAAGTCATCAGGACGTCCGGGTGCACTTCAACATAGACTGA
- a CDS encoding sugar ABC transporter permease yields the protein MSHSVTRHTVDGPAEPGGAGLPASGRAQRGNAHGAARRRGPSPTARRQRRAAFLFLAPACIMVAIYVVWPILSTIRLSFFNWDGMSDPSFAGLANYVELFHTATFYTALKNNVIWLLLFLLAPPMGLAVALYLNQAVAGIRVVKSLFFAPFVLSGVVVGLIFSWFYDPTFGLLALILGHGVPVLGDPRYATLGIVFAALWPQTAYCMILYLTGLTSLNAEQIEAARMEGARGWSMLWHVILPQLRPTTFMAIVVTVIGALRSFDLISVMTGGGPFESSTVLAYYMYDQAIKYYRIGYSAAVAVVLFAIMLVYIVYHLRRMLRTEQ from the coding sequence GTGTCGCATTCCGTCACCCGCCATACCGTGGACGGTCCTGCTGAACCAGGTGGTGCTGGCCTGCCCGCGTCCGGCCGCGCGCAGCGTGGCAATGCGCATGGCGCAGCGCGCCGGCGCGGTCCGTCGCCCACTGCGCGCCGGCAGCGCCGCGCCGCCTTTCTGTTTCTGGCGCCGGCCTGCATCATGGTGGCGATATATGTGGTGTGGCCGATCCTCTCGACCATTCGCCTGAGCTTCTTTAACTGGGACGGAATGAGCGATCCGTCTTTTGCGGGCCTCGCGAACTATGTCGAGCTGTTTCATACGGCCACGTTCTATACCGCGCTGAAGAACAATGTCATCTGGCTGCTACTGTTTCTTCTCGCGCCGCCCATGGGCCTGGCTGTCGCGCTGTACCTCAATCAGGCCGTCGCGGGCATACGGGTGGTCAAATCGCTGTTCTTTGCGCCATTCGTCCTGTCGGGCGTCGTGGTTGGACTGATCTTCTCGTGGTTTTACGACCCGACCTTCGGCCTGCTCGCGCTGATTCTCGGCCACGGCGTGCCGGTGCTGGGCGATCCTCGGTACGCCACGCTCGGTATCGTATTCGCCGCGCTATGGCCGCAAACCGCGTATTGCATGATCCTCTATCTGACTGGCCTGACGTCGCTGAATGCCGAGCAGATCGAGGCCGCGCGCATGGAAGGCGCACGTGGCTGGTCGATGTTGTGGCACGTGATTCTGCCGCAATTGCGGCCTACCACGTTCATGGCGATCGTGGTCACCGTGATTGGCGCGCTGCGCAGTTTCGATCTGATTTCGGTGATGACGGGCGGCGGTCCGTTTGAAAGCTCGACTGTCCTCGCGTATTACATGTACGACCAGGCGATCAAGTACTACCGCATTGGCTATTCGGCGGCAGTGGCGGTCGTACTGTTCGCGATCATGCTGGTGTACATCGTCTATCACTTGCGGCGCATGCTGCGCACCGAGCAATAA